AGGACGGCTGGCTCTTCACCGGCGACATGGCCCGAATGGACCAAGACGGCTACTTCTACATCGTGGACCGCAAAAAGGACATGATCATCGCTGGCGGCTACAACATCTACCCCCGCGAGGTGGAAGAGGTCCTCTACCAGCACGAAGCCGTCCAGGAAGCCGCCGTGGTGGGCGTGCCCGACCCCTACCGTGGGGAAACCGTGGCCGCCTTCCTCGTCCTCAAGGAGGAGTACCGGGGCAAGGTCACGGAAAAGGACATAGAAGCCTTCTGCCGGCAAAACCTCGCCGCCTACAAGGTCCCCCGCATCATCCAGTTCCGCGATAGCCTGCCCAAAACCAGCGTGGGGAAGATCCTCAAACGCCAGCTCACCAAAGAGGCGGCGAGGCGCTAACCCCTGAAGGCCAAGCCCAGGGAAACCCTCCCCCAGTCCGGGGGAGGCCCATCTTTACAAGAGCATGCTCAAGATTTATGATGATGAATGAAGGAAAGGAGGGGTAGGGTATGAGCGCCACTGGCCTCGAGGTCTTCGACACCACCATCCACAAAACCCACAGCTGGTTGAAAGGGATCATGGAAACCCTGGGCATAGAGGACCGCCACCGGGCGTACATGGCCCTTAGGGCCGTGCTCCATGCCCTACGGGATCGCCTCACCGTGGAGGAAACCGCCCAGCTGGCCGCCGAGCTCCCCATGCTCATCCGGGGCCTCTTCTACGAGGGTTGGGATCCCACGGGCAAACCCCTCAAGGAACGGCACAAGGAGGCCTTCCTGGCCCAGGTGGCCCGGGAGCTTAAAACCCCCTCGGGACCCGCCCTGGACCCGGAGGCCGCCGCCCGAGCGGTGTTCAAGGTGCTTTCTCAGAAGGTCTCCGAAGGGGAGATCCGGGACGTGCTGAACCTGCTTCCCAAGGAGATCCGCGAACTCTGGCCCCAGGCCTGATCGGAGCGGGACCGCCTCAGTCCAGCACAAAGCGGTCCTCGCTCTCGTGGAGCCGGACCCGGTGGACGATGCGCTGGTCCTGGTCCCCGTTCCCCTCGGTCATGGCCACCACGCTCACGTAGGGCCTTAAGGGGCTACGGAGCACCTTCTTGGTGAGGGTTTCCTCCACCTGGAAGATGCCCGCGGAGTTGTTCATGGTCACCTGGATCTCCACGGGCACCTTCTCCCCTTTCAGGATGCGCACCTCGTCCACCGCCAAGGCGCTGATGGAGTGGATGTCGATGCTTCCCAAGGCGAAGGCCTTCCGCCCCCGGCCCTTGGTGATGTCGGTGCCATCGGCCACGGCGGTAACCCCCGCCTCAACGGTGAGGGGTTCTGGGGAGAGGTCGTGGCTGTAGATGCCGTGGAGGATGAGGGCCCTAAGGGCAGTGCGTTGCTCGAGGTCAGGGTAGATCTTCTCCAGGATGCGGTTGAGGATGGGGAGGGCCAGGGTAACGCCAAAGGCCTCGTGGTGGTCCCGGTGCACCTGGTTGCCCAGGTCGTGGAGCATGGTGGCAAGGAGGACCACCACGTAGGCGTCCTCCAGCTCCCCGGCCCCTGACTCCACCGTGTCCAGGCGCACCCCCGCCTCGGCCAGAAGGGCCAGGATGGCCACGCTGGCCGCCCCGGTGAGGAGGGCGTGGACCCGGCCGTGGTCGTTGTAGCCCAGCTTGCGCATGGTGATGTAGTTGGCCATGTTCCAGCCGGCCCGGGCCTCGGGGTCTTGGATGAGGAGCTCGTAGGCCTTAAGGGCCTTGGGAAAGGCCTTTAGGCGCTCGCGAATGGACTGGTCGGCCTCGGCGTACAGCTTGGCCTTAGGGCTGGCCACGTGGACAACGCGCTCTCCCGTCATGGGCACCTCCACATTACACCACACCCCGGATGGCCACACCCACCCACACCCCCATGCCCTAAAAGAAGGCGGAGGGTCAAGCCCAGCCCCCTCCCCAAGGGAAAGGGCTCGCCCTCATAACCTTTTCCCGTGCATCCCTCCTTGAGCTACACCGAGTTCTCGGCCACCCCAAGGCGTTTTCCGGGGCCCCCACCCTGGCCCAAGCCAGGGTGGGGTGGTATTACTCCCCCTTGAAGTTCGGCGCCCGCTTCTCCAGGAAGGCCCGCACCCCCTCCTTCATGTCCTCCGTGGCGGAGGCGTAGCCGAAGAGGTCGGCCTCGATCTCCAAGGCCTCGGCTAGGTCCAGCCCCTCGCCCCGCACCACGCTCTCCTTGGCCAGGGCCAGGGCGATGGGGGCGTTTTTCATGATCTTCTGGGCCAGCTTCTTGGCTTCCTCCAAAGCATTCTCCCCCACCCGGTTCACTAGACCCAGGCTTAAGGCCTCCTCCGCGGACACGTGCCGCCCGGTGAAGATGAGGTCCAGGGCCCGGCCCCGGCCGATGAGGCGGGGAAGCCTCTGGGTGCCGCCAAAGCCCGGGATGAGGCCAAGCCCCACCTCGGGCAGGCCTAGCTTGGCCTCCTTGGAGGCCACCCTCAGGTCGCAGGCCAAGGCCAGTTCCAACCCTCCCCCCAGGGCGTACCCGTGGATGGCGGCGATGGTGGGGAGGGGTAAGGCGGCGATCTCGGCAAAGACCTGTTGCCCCAAGAGGGCGTACTCCCGGGCCATGAAGGGGTCTTTTAGGGCAGCGATCTCCTTCAGGTCCGCTCCCGCAGCAAAAGCCTTACCCTCCCCGGTGAAGATGGCCACCCGGACCTCGGGGTCCTGATGGATGACCTCGGCCACCTCGGCAAGCTCCCGCAAGAGGTCCTGGGAGAGGGCGTTTAGGGCCTCGGGCCGCCTTAAGGTAACCAGGGCGATGCCCTCCTCCACCTCGTAGGAAAGGTGCTCAAACTCGGGAATCTCCAGGATGAACTCGTGCTCGCCTTCGTGCTGGTGGGCCATGCTACACCTCCAAAAGGGCCTCGAGGGCCACCTCCACCATACGCCTTACGCCTTCCTGCAGGACCTCAGGAGGGGCCAATTCCGGGTCGCCGATGCGGTTGGAAACCGTGAGGATCGCCCCTGCCCGCACCCTCCGCATCTTACCCAGAAGGAAAAGGGCGCTGGCCTCCATCTCAAAGGCCAAAACCCCGTACCGGGCCCAGGCCCTGGCGCCCTCAGGGGTGGTGGCGTAGAAGGCATCCTCGGTGGCCACAAGCCCCACATGGTGGGGGTAACCCCTTCCCTCCGCCTGCCTCCAGAGGGCGCGGAAAACCTCGGCATCGGGCACGGGCGCATAGGGACGGCCTTCCAGGTACTGCCGGGTGGCCCCATCCAGGGGCACCGCCCCCTGAGCGATCACCAGGTCCCCGGGGGCAAGGCCCTCGTCCACCGCTCCACAGGTGCCCACCCGAAGAAGCACCCTGGCCCCCAGGCTCACCAACTCCTCGGCCACAATGCTGGCGGAAGGGGCCCCCATGCCCGTGGTCTGCACGGAAACCGGCACCCCCCGGTACCGCCCGGTGAAGCCCAGAAGCCCCCGGTGGGAGGTGTAGAGCCTGGGTTCCTCAAGGAAGGTGGTGGCGATCCACTCCGCCCGGCCCGGGTCCCCAGGCAGAAGCACCTTTTCTGCCACATCTCCTTTGGCTCCCCGCACGTGGATGGGGCTCATACCGCCCCATTTTAAAGGCGCAAGGTGGGCAAGCCTTCCACCAAGGCCTCGTCATGGGTGGAAAGAAGGAGGGCTGCACCCACCTCCTTGGCCAGCTCCTCCATGAGCCTGAGCACCTCTTTGGCCTGGGTGCGGTCCAGGCTAGCGGTGGGCTCGTCCGCCAAAAGGAGCCTGGGCCTAAGGTAAAGGGCCCGGGCCACCGCCACCCGCTGCCGCTCCCCACCCGAAAGCCTTTGGGGAAGGAAATCCGCCCGTTCCCTAAGGCCCAGCCGGGAAAGGAACCAAAGGGCATGGCCCCGGTCCACCTGGCCTGCCAGGTAGCCGGGGGCCAGAACGTTCTCCAAGGCGGTGAGCTCAGGGAAGAGGAAGTGGTGTTGAAATACAAGGCCCATAAAACGGAGCCGCTTCCTGGCCAACATCCCCTCGGGAAGGCCCCGGATGGGCCTTCCCTCCCAGTACACCTCCCCCTCCTGCAGGGAAAGAAGCCCCGCCAGGAGGTGGAGGAGGGTGGTCTTGCCGCTCCCCGAGGGGCCCAAGACGGCCAGGGCCTCCCCGGGGCCTAGCCTTAAGGAAAGCCCCCGGAAAAGGTAGCCGTTCCCGTAGGAGAATCCCAGGTCCCTAGCCTCCAAGACCGGGTTCACCCTCTCATCCTCTAGGCAAAAGATGAAGCCTCGGTTAGAGTAAGGCCGATGCCCGCATCCCCTCTTTTCCAGGATATGGGCCCGGAGGAAATCCACCTGGCCCGCTCCTACTTCCAACCCTTGACCTACCCCAAGGGCAAACCCATCTTCCACCAGGGGGACCTGGGCCAGGCCCTTTACCTGGTGGAGGAGGGTTGGGTGCGCCTCTTTCGCACCCATCTGGGAGGCCAGGAAAAGATCCTGGGGTTCCTGGGGCCCGGGGAGGTCTTCGGGGAGATGAGCCTTTTGGACGGGGGGGAACGAAGCGCCAGCGCCGTAGCGGAGGAGGACACCCTTCTTCTGGTCCTTTACCGGGAGACCTACTTTGGGCTCATCCGCCGCCTGCCCCTCTTCGCCCACAACCTGGCCAAGATTCTGGCCCGCCGCCTAAGGGAGCTCAACCTGGAGCTGGACCTTCTGGCCTTTGAGGAGGCCAGAAGCCGCGTGGCCTACGCCCTCTTAAAGCTTCTCCGCCAAGGGCAGGGGCCCCACTTCCAGCTCCGCCACCAGGACCTGGCCGCTTTGGCCGGGGTGAGCCGGGAGACCACCACCCGGGTCCTCCACCAGCTAAAGGACCAAGGCATCCTGCGGCTCTCCTCGGGGATGGTGGAGGTGGCGGACCCCAGGCTTTTGGAGGAGGTGGCCTTTGGCCTGGTCTGAGGAAACCCCGTCGGAGGATCTTCCATGCGCTTGAAGGTGGACGTTCTCCCCACGGAGGAGTTGGTCTACCCCGATGTGGTCCTGGTGGTGGACGTGATCCGCTCCACCACCACCGCCGTCTGCTTCCTGGAGGCGGGGGCGGAGGCCTTGTACCTGGTGCCGAGCCTCGAGGCCGCCCGGCCCTTCAAGGACCGGGACGTGCTCCTGGCAGGGGAGGTGGGGGGGTTAAAGCCCCCGGGGTTTGACCTGGGGAACTCCCCCCGGGAGGCCCTGGAGGCCCCGGTGGGGGGTAAGACCGTGGTGATGAGCACCACCAACGGCACCAAGGCCGCCCACGTGGCCGCAAGGACCGCCAAGCACGTGCTCTTGGCCTCCCTCTTTAACGCCCACGCCGCCGCCCGCCTGGCCCGGGAGCTGGCCACGGAGGAGGTGGCCATCCTGGCTGCCGGCAAGGAGGGGCGGGTGGGTCTGGACGACCTCTACACCGCCGGGGTCCTGGCGGAGTACCTGGGGCTTCTGGGGGAGGTGGAACCCGAGGATGGGGCCAGGATCGCCCTGGCGGTGAAGCGCAACTTCCAGGACCCCCTGGAGGCCCTCACCCTCTCCGCCGCCGCCTCGGCCCTCAAGGGGGTGGGCCTCGAGGCCGATGTGCCCTTCTGTGCCCAGGTGGCCAAAAGCGCCGTGGTCCCCGTCCTCACAGGCCGGGTGGGGGAGGCCCTCATCTTCAAGGTGGCCCCCTTCGGGGCGGCCAAGCGAGCGGTCCCCGAAACCCTAAAACAGCCGGGGAACCAGGCGCAGGAAAAGGACCATCCCCAGTAACTCCACCAGGGACTGGAACACGATGACCAGGGGAGCCAAGCCCGCCTCGGGTACGGCTAGGCTTAAGGGGAGCACCAAAAAGGAGTTCCGGGTGCCCAGGCTGAAGGCCAAGGTCCTTCCCGCCTTGGCGGGAAGGCGGAAGGCCCGGGCCAGGAAAAGGGAAAGCCCCAAGGCCAAGGCCAGGTAGAGGAGGAAAACCCCAAGCAGGAGGAAAAGATACCCCCAAAGCCCGGCAAGAAGGCCCGCATGCCCCAGGGCCACCAGGAAGACCACCAGGGCCAGAAGGGGCACGGGCCAGGAGGCGGTCCGGGACGCTAGCGCCTTTCCCCAGGGGCGGCCCTGAAGGGAGAAGGCCAGGAAAAGGGGCAGGAGGACCACCAGGCCCGCCCCCACCAGGGTGGCTGGGTCCGGGTGGTAGGCCCATAGCGCCTCCCCGAAGAACAGGAGCAGGTAAAGGGGCAGAAGGGCGAGCTGCAGAAGGAGGTTCAGGGGCGTCAGGACCAGGGCCTTGGCCATATCCCCCCGGCCCAGGTGGCTAAAGGCCAGAAACCAATCGGTGCAGGGCACCAGGAGGACCAGGGCCACCCCCAGGCGGAGCCCCAGATCCGGGGGCAGGAGGTGGAGGAGGCCGTAGACCAAAAGGGGCACCAGGAGGAAGTTCCCCACCACCCCTGCCAGGAAAAAGGCCCGATCTCTAAAGGCCTGGCGCAGGGTACGGAAGGGCACCTGGAGGAAGGTGAAGAGGAGGAGAACCGCCAGGGCGGGCCAAAGAAAACTCTTCCCCCAGGAGGCAAGCCCGGGGAAGCAAAGCCCCAGCCCCGCCCCCAACCAGGCCGCCCCCAGGTAGAGGGGAAGCTGGTACC
This portion of the Thermus caldifontis genome encodes:
- a CDS encoding DUF2267 domain-containing protein produces the protein MSATGLEVFDTTIHKTHSWLKGIMETLGIEDRHRAYMALRAVLHALRDRLTVEETAQLAAELPMLIRGLFYEGWDPTGKPLKERHKEAFLAQVARELKTPSGPALDPEAAARAVFKVLSQKVSEGEIRDVLNLLPKEIRELWPQA
- a CDS encoding HD domain-containing protein, whose translation is MTGERVVHVASPKAKLYAEADQSIRERLKAFPKALKAYELLIQDPEARAGWNMANYITMRKLGYNDHGRVHALLTGAASVAILALLAEAGVRLDTVESGAGELEDAYVVVLLATMLHDLGNQVHRDHHEAFGVTLALPILNRILEKIYPDLEQRTALRALILHGIYSHDLSPEPLTVEAGVTAVADGTDITKGRGRKAFALGSIDIHSISALAVDEVRILKGEKVPVEIQVTMNNSAGIFQVEETLTKKVLRSPLRPYVSVVAMTEGNGDQDQRIVHRVRLHESEDRFVLD
- a CDS encoding enoyl-CoA hydratase/isomerase family protein — protein: MAHQHEGEHEFILEIPEFEHLSYEVEEGIALVTLRRPEALNALSQDLLRELAEVAEVIHQDPEVRVAIFTGEGKAFAAGADLKEIAALKDPFMAREYALLGQQVFAEIAALPLPTIAAIHGYALGGGLELALACDLRVASKEAKLGLPEVGLGLIPGFGGTQRLPRLIGRGRALDLIFTGRHVSAEEALSLGLVNRVGENALEEAKKLAQKIMKNAPIALALAKESVVRGEGLDLAEALEIEADLFGYASATEDMKEGVRAFLEKRAPNFKGE
- a CDS encoding phosphorylase family protein; translation: MSPIHVRGAKGDVAEKVLLPGDPGRAEWIATTFLEEPRLYTSHRGLLGFTGRYRGVPVSVQTTGMGAPSASIVAEELVSLGARVLLRVGTCGAVDEGLAPGDLVIAQGAVPLDGATRQYLEGRPYAPVPDAEVFRALWRQAEGRGYPHHVGLVATEDAFYATTPEGARAWARYGVLAFEMEASALFLLGKMRRVRAGAILTVSNRIGDPELAPPEVLQEGVRRMVEVALEALLEV
- a CDS encoding ABC transporter ATP-binding protein; protein product: MNPVLEARDLGFSYGNGYLFRGLSLRLGPGEALAVLGPSGSGKTTLLHLLAGLLSLQEGEVYWEGRPIRGLPEGMLARKRLRFMGLVFQHHFLFPELTALENVLAPGYLAGQVDRGHALWFLSRLGLRERADFLPQRLSGGERQRVAVARALYLRPRLLLADEPTASLDRTQAKEVLRLMEELAKEVGAALLLSTHDEALVEGLPTLRL
- a CDS encoding Crp/Fnr family transcriptional regulator; protein product: MPASPLFQDMGPEEIHLARSYFQPLTYPKGKPIFHQGDLGQALYLVEEGWVRLFRTHLGGQEKILGFLGPGEVFGEMSLLDGGERSASAVAEEDTLLLVLYRETYFGLIRRLPLFAHNLAKILARRLRELNLELDLLAFEEARSRVAYALLKLLRQGQGPHFQLRHQDLAALAGVSRETTTRVLHQLKDQGILRLSSGMVEVADPRLLEEVAFGLV
- a CDS encoding 2-phosphosulfolactate phosphatase, whose amino-acid sequence is MRLKVDVLPTEELVYPDVVLVVDVIRSTTTAVCFLEAGAEALYLVPSLEAARPFKDRDVLLAGEVGGLKPPGFDLGNSPREALEAPVGGKTVVMSTTNGTKAAHVAARTAKHVLLASLFNAHAAARLARELATEEVAILAAGKEGRVGLDDLYTAGVLAEYLGLLGEVEPEDGARIALAVKRNFQDPLEALTLSAAASALKGVGLEADVPFCAQVAKSAVVPVLTGRVGEALIFKVAPFGAAKRAVPETLKQPGNQAQEKDHPQ
- a CDS encoding arsenic resistance protein; translated protein: MGRLWERYQLPLYLGAAWLGAGLGLCFPGLASWGKSFLWPALAVLLLFTFLQVPFRTLRQAFRDRAFFLAGVVGNFLLVPLLVYGLLHLLPPDLGLRLGVALVLLVPCTDWFLAFSHLGRGDMAKALVLTPLNLLLQLALLPLYLLLFFGEALWAYHPDPATLVGAGLVVLLPLFLAFSLQGRPWGKALASRTASWPVPLLALVVFLVALGHAGLLAGLWGYLFLLLGVFLLYLALALGLSLFLARAFRLPAKAGRTLAFSLGTRNSFLVLPLSLAVPEAGLAPLVIVFQSLVELLGMVLFLRLVPRLF